In Desulfobulbus oralis, one DNA window encodes the following:
- a CDS encoding sulfite exporter TauE/SafE family protein, translating to MHFFRYLYGVMVTGAQYQARWELAMSTNILKSRKRLMVLGLLLVPVLVGCTWLFAAEGQLPTFLGGKTAFGPSHYTHLIFGASILVGLCAGLISGCIGAGGGFIIAPALMSAGVKGILAVGTDLFHIFAKGIMGSVLHSKMGHVSVKLAVTFLIGALAGSYTGGTLNRAIYARNPVLSDTFITCVYVIILGFLAFFALSDWLKARNKTAVKEEGAKHYAEEIPPMGKKLQSLNLPPMITFDENVTPGGRRISWIFLVFSGFIVGVAAGIMGVGGGFLTFPMFVYGLGVSSATTVGTDIFQIMFTAGYNSIFQYGIYGFVFYTLAMGMLLGSLIGIQIGSLVTKVVPGMTIRGFFALTVSAGFVNRLCALPAKLASMSILNMSSNVAELIDLIGTVIFFAIIIAFAVWVFFCFFSNFKQLKGEEAR from the coding sequence ATGCATTTTTTCCGGTATCTGTACGGGGTCATGGTGACCGGGGCGCAGTATCAGGCGCGCTGGGAGCTGGCGATGTCCACGAACATTCTGAAAAGCCGCAAGCGGCTCATGGTGCTGGGGCTTTTGCTCGTGCCCGTACTGGTCGGCTGCACCTGGCTTTTTGCGGCTGAAGGCCAGCTCCCCACCTTTCTGGGCGGCAAGACCGCGTTTGGGCCATCCCACTACACCCATCTCATTTTCGGCGCTTCCATTCTGGTTGGCCTCTGTGCCGGTCTGATCAGCGGCTGCATCGGCGCGGGCGGCGGCTTCATCATCGCCCCGGCCCTGATGAGCGCGGGCGTGAAGGGTATTCTGGCTGTCGGCACCGACCTGTTTCACATCTTTGCCAAGGGCATCATGGGCTCGGTCCTGCACAGCAAGATGGGGCATGTGTCCGTGAAACTGGCCGTTACCTTCCTGATCGGCGCGCTTGCAGGCTCCTACACCGGCGGCACCCTGAACCGGGCGATCTACGCCAGGAATCCGGTTCTGAGCGATACCTTCATCACCTGCGTCTATGTCATCATTCTGGGCTTTCTGGCCTTCTTCGCACTGTCCGACTGGCTCAAGGCCAGAAACAAGACTGCCGTGAAGGAAGAGGGCGCCAAGCACTATGCCGAAGAGATTCCGCCCATGGGCAAGAAGCTGCAGTCCCTGAACCTGCCGCCCATGATCACCTTCGACGAAAACGTGACCCCCGGCGGCCGCCGCATCTCCTGGATCTTCCTGGTGTTCAGCGGCTTCATCGTGGGCGTGGCTGCCGGCATCATGGGCGTGGGCGGCGGCTTTCTGACCTTCCCGATGTTTGTCTATGGCCTGGGCGTTTCCTCGGCCACCACGGTGGGCACCGATATTTTTCAGATCATGTTCACCGCCGGTTACAACTCCATCTTCCAGTACGGCATCTACGGCTTCGTGTTCTACACCCTGGCCATGGGCATGCTGTTGGGCTCCCTGATCGGTATCCAGATCGGCTCCCTGGTGACCAAGGTGGTGCCGGGCATGACCATCCGCGGCTTCTTCGCCCTGACCGTCAGCGCCGGCTTCGTCAACCGGCTCTGCGCCCTGCCGGCCAAGCTCGCCAGCATGAGCATCCTCAACATGTCCTCGAATGTGGCCGAGCTTATCGACCTGATCGGCACTGTGATTTTCTTCGCGATCATCATTGCCTTTGCCGTTTGGGTGTTCTTCTGCTTTTTCTCCAATTTCAAACAGCTTAAAGGCGAGGAGGCCCGCTGA